One genomic segment of Sminthopsis crassicaudata isolate SCR6 chromosome 2, ASM4859323v1, whole genome shotgun sequence includes these proteins:
- the SLC25A28 gene encoding mitoferrin-2 isoform X1, which translates to MELEGRGAGGVAGGPTTGPGRSPGESALLDGWLQRGVGRGAGGGEAGACRPPVRQESEPDPDYEALPAGATVTTHMVAGAVAGILEHCVMYPVDCVKTRMQSLQPDPAARYRNVLEALWRIVRTEGLWRPMRGLNITATGAGPAHALYFACYEKLKKTLSDVIHPGGNSHIANGAAGCVATLLHDAAMNPAEVVKQRMQMYNSPYHRVTDCVRAVWQNEGAGAFYRSYTTQLTMNIPFQAIHFMTYEFLQEHFNPHRQYDPSSHVISGACAGAVAAALTTPLDVCKTLLNTQESLALNSNLSGHITGMASAFRTVYQVGGVTAYFRGVQARVIYQIPSTAIAWSVYEFFKYLITKHQEERRAGK; encoded by the exons ATGGAGCTGGAGGGGCGGGGGGCCGGCGGCGTGGCGGGGGGGCCGACGACTGGGCCGGGGCGGAGCCCCGGGGAGTCGGCGCTGCTGGACGGGTGGCTGCAGCGGGGCGTGGGCCGGGGGGCCGGCGGCGGGGAGGCCGGGGCCTGTAGGCCCCCAGTCCGGCAGGAGTCGGAGCCCGACCCGGACTACGAGGCGCTGCCCGCCGGAGCCACTGTCACCACCCACATGGTGGCGGGCGCCGTGGCCGGGATCCTGGAGCATTGCGTGATGTACCCCGTCGACTGTGTCAAG ACCCGGATGCAGAGCCTACAGCCAGACCCAGCTGCTCGATACCGCAATGTGTTGGAGGCCTTGTGGAGGATTGTGCGAACCGAAGGCCTGTGGAGGCCCATGCGGGGGCTGAACATCACTGCAACGGGTGCCGGGCCTGCCCATGCCCTGTATTTTGCCTGCtatgaaaagttaaaaaagacaTTGAGTGATGTAATTCATCCCGGGGGCAATAGCCATATTGCCAATG GTGCAGCAGGGTGTGTAGCAACATTACTCCATGACGCGGCCATGAATCCAGCAGAAG TGGTCAAACAGAGGATGCAGATGTACAACTCACCATACCACCGGGTGACAGACTGTGTTCGGGCAGTGTGGCAGAATGAAGGGGCTGGAGCCTTTTACCGCAGCTACACCACCCAGTTAACCATGAACATCCCTTTCCAAGCCATTCACTTCATGACCTACGAATTCCTGCAAGAGCACTTTAACCCACACAGACAGTACGACCCCAGCTCCCATGTCATCTCTGGGGCTTGTGCAGGAGCTGTAGCTGCTGCCCTCACTACTCCTTTGGACGTTTGCAAAACACTGCTCAACACCCAGGAATCCTTGgctttgaactcaaatcttagTGGACATATCACAGGCATGGCTAGTGCCTTCAGGACGGTGTACCAAGTAGGCGGGGTGACCGCCTACTTCCGAGGGGTGCAGGCCAGAGTCATTTACCAGATCCCCTCTACGGCCATTGCATGGTCTGTGTATGAGTTCTTCAAATACCTAATCACCAAACACCAGGAGGAACGAAGGGCTGGGAAATGA
- the SLC25A28 gene encoding mitoferrin-2 isoform X2 has product MELEGRGAGGVAGGPTTGPGRSPGESALLDGWLQRGVGRGAGGGEAGACRPPVRQESEPDPDYEALPAGATVTTHMVAGAVAGILEHCVMYPVDCVKTRMQSLQPDPAARYRNVLEALWRIVRTEGLWRPMRGLNITATGAGPAHALYFACYEKLKKTLSDVIHPGGNSHIANVVKQRMQMYNSPYHRVTDCVRAVWQNEGAGAFYRSYTTQLTMNIPFQAIHFMTYEFLQEHFNPHRQYDPSSHVISGACAGAVAAALTTPLDVCKTLLNTQESLALNSNLSGHITGMASAFRTVYQVGGVTAYFRGVQARVIYQIPSTAIAWSVYEFFKYLITKHQEERRAGK; this is encoded by the exons ATGGAGCTGGAGGGGCGGGGGGCCGGCGGCGTGGCGGGGGGGCCGACGACTGGGCCGGGGCGGAGCCCCGGGGAGTCGGCGCTGCTGGACGGGTGGCTGCAGCGGGGCGTGGGCCGGGGGGCCGGCGGCGGGGAGGCCGGGGCCTGTAGGCCCCCAGTCCGGCAGGAGTCGGAGCCCGACCCGGACTACGAGGCGCTGCCCGCCGGAGCCACTGTCACCACCCACATGGTGGCGGGCGCCGTGGCCGGGATCCTGGAGCATTGCGTGATGTACCCCGTCGACTGTGTCAAG ACCCGGATGCAGAGCCTACAGCCAGACCCAGCTGCTCGATACCGCAATGTGTTGGAGGCCTTGTGGAGGATTGTGCGAACCGAAGGCCTGTGGAGGCCCATGCGGGGGCTGAACATCACTGCAACGGGTGCCGGGCCTGCCCATGCCCTGTATTTTGCCTGCtatgaaaagttaaaaaagacaTTGAGTGATGTAATTCATCCCGGGGGCAATAGCCATATTGCCAATG TGGTCAAACAGAGGATGCAGATGTACAACTCACCATACCACCGGGTGACAGACTGTGTTCGGGCAGTGTGGCAGAATGAAGGGGCTGGAGCCTTTTACCGCAGCTACACCACCCAGTTAACCATGAACATCCCTTTCCAAGCCATTCACTTCATGACCTACGAATTCCTGCAAGAGCACTTTAACCCACACAGACAGTACGACCCCAGCTCCCATGTCATCTCTGGGGCTTGTGCAGGAGCTGTAGCTGCTGCCCTCACTACTCCTTTGGACGTTTGCAAAACACTGCTCAACACCCAGGAATCCTTGgctttgaactcaaatcttagTGGACATATCACAGGCATGGCTAGTGCCTTCAGGACGGTGTACCAAGTAGGCGGGGTGACCGCCTACTTCCGAGGGGTGCAGGCCAGAGTCATTTACCAGATCCCCTCTACGGCCATTGCATGGTCTGTGTATGAGTTCTTCAAATACCTAATCACCAAACACCAGGAGGAACGAAGGGCTGGGAAATGA
- the SLC25A28 gene encoding mitoferrin-2 isoform X3: MQSLQPDPAARYRNVLEALWRIVRTEGLWRPMRGLNITATGAGPAHALYFACYEKLKKTLSDVIHPGGNSHIANGAAGCVATLLHDAAMNPAEVVKQRMQMYNSPYHRVTDCVRAVWQNEGAGAFYRSYTTQLTMNIPFQAIHFMTYEFLQEHFNPHRQYDPSSHVISGACAGAVAAALTTPLDVCKTLLNTQESLALNSNLSGHITGMASAFRTVYQVGGVTAYFRGVQARVIYQIPSTAIAWSVYEFFKYLITKHQEERRAGK, encoded by the exons ATGCAGAGCCTACAGCCAGACCCAGCTGCTCGATACCGCAATGTGTTGGAGGCCTTGTGGAGGATTGTGCGAACCGAAGGCCTGTGGAGGCCCATGCGGGGGCTGAACATCACTGCAACGGGTGCCGGGCCTGCCCATGCCCTGTATTTTGCCTGCtatgaaaagttaaaaaagacaTTGAGTGATGTAATTCATCCCGGGGGCAATAGCCATATTGCCAATG GTGCAGCAGGGTGTGTAGCAACATTACTCCATGACGCGGCCATGAATCCAGCAGAAG TGGTCAAACAGAGGATGCAGATGTACAACTCACCATACCACCGGGTGACAGACTGTGTTCGGGCAGTGTGGCAGAATGAAGGGGCTGGAGCCTTTTACCGCAGCTACACCACCCAGTTAACCATGAACATCCCTTTCCAAGCCATTCACTTCATGACCTACGAATTCCTGCAAGAGCACTTTAACCCACACAGACAGTACGACCCCAGCTCCCATGTCATCTCTGGGGCTTGTGCAGGAGCTGTAGCTGCTGCCCTCACTACTCCTTTGGACGTTTGCAAAACACTGCTCAACACCCAGGAATCCTTGgctttgaactcaaatcttagTGGACATATCACAGGCATGGCTAGTGCCTTCAGGACGGTGTACCAAGTAGGCGGGGTGACCGCCTACTTCCGAGGGGTGCAGGCCAGAGTCATTTACCAGATCCCCTCTACGGCCATTGCATGGTCTGTGTATGAGTTCTTCAAATACCTAATCACCAAACACCAGGAGGAACGAAGGGCTGGGAAATGA